One window of Thermodesulfobacteriota bacterium genomic DNA carries:
- a CDS encoding Hsp20/alpha crystallin family protein — MAKTRKQLDLDLAELERHMGRMFRNLSLPSMTPFLATRGWCPPVDVYESEREVLVYVDGAGIDPAHLTVVAEPTTVTIAGLRQRPLIDNVSRIHQLEIEHGRFQRTINLPMPVDVQHTSSCYRHGFLEIRLPKLRPVGRVEIKVS; from the coding sequence ATGGCAAAGACACGCAAACAGCTCGACCTGGACCTCGCGGAGCTGGAACGGCACATGGGGCGGATGTTCCGCAACCTCAGCCTGCCCAGCATGACCCCCTTCCTGGCCACCCGGGGCTGGTGCCCGCCGGTGGACGTCTACGAGTCGGAAAGGGAGGTCCTGGTCTATGTGGATGGCGCCGGCATCGATCCGGCCCACCTGACCGTGGTGGCGGAGCCGACCACGGTCACCATTGCCGGGCTGCGCCAGCGGCCGCTCATCGACAACGTCTCCCGGATCCACCAGCTGGAGATCGAGCACGGTCGCTTCCAGCGCACCATCAACCTGCCGATGCCCGTGGACGTCCAGCACACCTCCTCGTGCTACCGCCACGGATTCCTGGAGATCCGCCTGCCCAAGCTCCGGCCGGTCGGCCGGGTCGAGATCAAAGTATCCTGA